The following proteins are encoded in a genomic region of Dokdonia donghaensis DSW-1:
- a CDS encoding cytochrome c oxidase subunit I, which yields MAAHAATADHGHDDHEHHHEQTFITKYIFSTDHKMISKQYLITGLIMGIIGIGMSLIFRLQLAWPDHQFTIYEVLLGDWGKDGVMDPNIYLALITIHGTIMVFFVLTAGLSGTFSNLLIPLQIGARDMASGFLNMVSYWLFFLSSVIMVLSLFVESGPAAAGWTIYPPLSALPNSIPASGMGMTLWLVAMAIFIASSLLGSLNYVVTVLNLRTKGMTMTRLPLTIWAFFVTAIIGVVSFPVLLSAALMLIMDRSFGTSFFLSDIYIGGEVLHNSGGSPVLFEHLFWFLGHPEVYIVLLPALGISSEIISTNARKPIFGYRAMIASILAIAFLSTIVWGHHMFISGMNPFLGSVFTFTTLLIAIPSAVKAFNYITTLWKGNLQFNPGMLFSVGLVSTFISGGLTGIILGDSTLDINVHDTYFVVAHFHLVMGISALYGLFAGVYHWFPKMFEGKMMNKNLGYVHFWITVIGAYGIFFPMHFIGMAGLPRRYYTNSAFPYFDDLVDVNKAISIFAFITAAAQLVFLYNFIHSMFYGKVGSKNPWKSNTLEWTTDHKHIHGNWAGAIPEVHRWPYDYSKLNKDESDYVIAGQDYVPQTVPLQDNEEEMHH from the coding sequence ATGGCAGCACACGCAGCAACAGCAGATCACGGTCACGATGATCACGAGCACCACCACGAGCAAACGTTTATAACGAAATATATCTTTAGTACTGATCACAAGATGATCTCAAAGCAGTATTTAATTACTGGTTTGATAATGGGTATTATAGGTATTGGGATGTCATTGATATTCCGTTTACAGCTGGCTTGGCCAGATCACCAATTTACTATCTATGAAGTACTCTTAGGAGACTGGGGTAAAGACGGTGTAATGGATCCAAACATTTATCTTGCACTTATTACTATACACGGTACCATAATGGTATTCTTTGTACTTACAGCAGGTCTGAGTGGTACTTTTAGTAACTTATTGATTCCACTTCAGATTGGAGCGAGAGATATGGCTTCTGGATTCCTTAATATGGTATCTTACTGGCTGTTCTTCCTTTCTTCTGTAATAATGGTATTATCATTATTTGTAGAGTCAGGACCAGCAGCAGCAGGTTGGACTATCTATCCACCGTTATCTGCACTTCCTAACAGTATACCTGCTTCAGGAATGGGTATGACATTGTGGTTAGTAGCGATGGCAATATTTATTGCATCATCACTATTAGGTTCACTTAACTATGTTGTTACAGTACTTAACCTTCGTACAAAGGGGATGACTATGACAAGATTACCACTTACAATATGGGCATTCTTTGTGACTGCTATTATCGGTGTGGTTTCTTTCCCAGTACTTCTATCTGCAGCTTTAATGCTTATTATGGATAGAAGCTTTGGTACATCATTCTTCTTATCTGATATTTATATTGGAGGAGAAGTATTACATAACTCTGGTGGTTCACCAGTATTATTTGAGCACCTTTTCTGGTTCTTAGGTCACCCTGAGGTATACATTGTATTATTACCAGCACTAGGTATCTCATCAGAGATAATATCTACAAACGCACGTAAACCTATATTTGGTTACCGAGCGATGATTGCTTCTATTTTAGCAATTGCGTTCTTATCAACTATTGTATGGGGTCACCATATGTTTATTTCAGGGATGAACCCATTCTTGGGATCTGTATTTACATTTACAACCCTATTAATTGCAATACCATCTGCAGTGAAAGCTTTTAACTATATCACAACCTTGTGGAAGGGTAACCTTCAGTTCAACCCTGGTATGCTTTTCTCAGTAGGATTAGTTTCTACCTTTATTTCTGGTGGACTTACGGGTATCATACTTGGAGATTCAACGTTAGATATAAACGTACACGATACGTATTTTGTAGTAGCTCACTTCCACTTAGTAATGGGTATCTCTGCATTATATGGACTTTTTGCAGGTGTGTATCACTGGTTCCCAAAAATGTTTGAAGGTAAAATGATGAACAAGAACCTAGGTTACGTTCACTTCTGGATTACAGTTATTGGAGCTTATGGTATTTTCTTCCCAATGCACTTTATCGGTATGGCAGGATTGCCTAGACGTTACTATACAAATTCAGCGTTCCCATATTTTGATGATCTTGTAGATGTAAACAAAGCGATATCTATTTTTGCTTTCATTACAGCAGCTGCACAGTTAGTATTCTTATACAACTTCATACACTCAATGTTCTATGGAAAAGTAGGCTCTAAGAACCCTTGGAAATCAAACACATTAGAGTGGACAACAGATCACAAGCACATACACGGTAACTGGGCAGGTGCAATTCCTGAAGTACACCGCTGGCCATATGATTATTCTAAGTTGAATAAGGATGAGTCAGATTATGTAATTGCTGGTCAAGATTATGTACCGCAAACAGTTCCTCTTCAAGACAATGAAGAAGAAATGCATCACTAG